In Bosea sp. PAMC 26642, the DNA window CCGGTGCGCCTGCGCCGGGGCGGCCGCACGCTCGGCGGCGGGCTCTCCTGGGAGACGCCGCGCAAACTCGCGCCCTTCACCCGTGAAAGCCCGTTCTTCGGCACGCAGATCAACGATGACGTCCGCGTCTCCAGACAGATCCTGGCCGAGCCCGAGGCGGATCTGTCCAAAAAAACCTGGGCGGCACTGGAGGACGGCACGCCCGTCGTCACCGGCGAACGCCGCGGCGACGGCATGATCGCGATGATGCATGTCACCGCCGATACCACCTGGTCGAACCTGCCGCTGTCGGGGCTGTTCGTCGAAATGCTGCGCAAGGTCGTCGCCCTTGCCGGAACCGGGCCTGCGGAGGCTCAAGGGGAGGATGCGCGCGTGGAAACCCTGTCGCCGACCCGCGTGCTCGACGGACGCGGCGCCTTCCGCAGCCCGCCTGCCACCGCCCAGCCCGTCCCCCGGACCTTCACGGCGCGCGCCACGCTCGCCCACCCGCCGGGCATCTACGGCCCGGCCGACGGTTCGCTCGCGGTCAACGCGCTGAATCCGACCGACAAGCTGTCCGCCATCGACCTTGCCGCGCTCGGCGCACCGATCCTCCCCGTCGACAAGCCGGTCGCACTCGACATTCGTCCGCAACTGCTGGTGCTGGCGCTGCTGCTGCTGATCGCCGACACGCTGGCGACGCTCTGGCTCGGCGGCAGGCTGAACCTCGCCCGCCGCACGGGACGCGCCGCGCCCGCAGCGATCCTGCTCGCTCTGGCGCTCGCTGGCACCGCCATGGTGCCGGATGCCGCCCGCGCTCAGGCAACGCCGCCACCCGCAGCACCCGCCGACGAGCGCCCGCCGATCCCCCGCGAACTCTTCGCGGCTGGTGCGGTCACGCGGCTCGCCTATGTCGTCACCGGCGACAAGGCCGTCGACGACATGTCGAAGGCGGGATTGGCCGGCCTCAACATCGTGCTCGGCGCGCGCACCGCCCTCGAACCCGGCGAGGCCGTCGGCGTCAATGCCGACCGCGACGAACTCGCCTTCTTCCCGGTGCTCTACTGGCCGATCGTCGCCGGGCGCCCGGTGCCGGCGCCCGAGACGCTGCGCAAGCTCGAAGCCTATATGAAAGGCGGCGGGCTGGTGATCTTCGACACCCGCGACGCGCTCAGCGTCCGCCCGGGCGCCGGCTCCTCGACGCCCGAGGGCGAGCAGCTGCGCCGCATGCTGCAGACGCTCGACATCCCCGAGCTCGAGCCGCTGCCGCGCGACCACGTCCTGACCAAGACCTTCTACATCCTCGACGGCTTCGTCGGGCGCTACGACACCGGCACGACCTGGGTCGAGATCCTGCCGCCCGCCGGCGAGGATGGACGCCGCCCGGCGCGCGCGGGCGACAACGTCTCGCCCATCGTCATCACCTCCAACGATCTCGCCTCGGCCTGGGCCGTCGGCCGGCGCGGCGAGGCCATGGTGCCGTTGTCGGGCTCCGATCCGCGCCAGCGCGAAATGGCGCTGCGGGCCGGCGTCAACCTCGTGATGTACGCCCTCACCGGCAACTACAAGGCCGACCAGGTCCACGTCCCGGCCCTGCTCGAACGCCTGGGACAATGATCTGATGTGGAGCCTTTCCTTCGCGCCGCTCGTCCCGCTGCCGCTGCTGATCGGCTTGGCCGTGCTGGCGGCGCTGGCGGCCGGCGCGGCGATCGTGCTTGCCGGCAAGAGTGCGATCCTGCGTGCGTTCGCGCTCGTCGTGCTGACGCTGACGCTCGCCGACCCCTCGCTCGTCTTCGAGGATCGCGAGCCGGTCAAGGACGTCGTCTCGGTGGTGATCGATCGCTCGGCCTCGAACCGGCTCGGCGACCGCACGGCGCAGACCCAAGCCGCGCAAGCCGAGGTCGAGCGCCAGTTGCGCGGGCTCACCAATGTCGAATCCCGCATCGTCGAGGTCCGCGATGCACAAGGGTCCGGCGACGGCACACGCCTGTTCGAGGCGGTGGCGGCGAGCCTCGCCGACTTGCCCTCCGAGCGTGTCGCCGGCGCCATCGTCATCACCGACGGGCTGGCGCATGACGCCCCGCCCAATGCCGAGGCCATGGGGTTGCGCGCGCCGCTGCACGTGCTGACCACCGGGCGCCAGGCCGAGATCGACCGCCGCATCGTGCTGGTCGATTCGCCGCGCTTCGGCATCGTCGGTAAGGACCAGACCATAAGGCTGCGCGTCATCGAGAAGGGCGGGCCGGGCCGCGCCGGGCTGACCGTCCGCCGCGACGGCGAAATCATCGCACGCCGCGAGGTCACCGCCGGCGAGACCGTCTCGGTGCCGGTCCGGATCGACCGCGGCGGCCCCAACGTCGTCGAGATCGAGGCCGCTCCGCTCGACAACGAGCTGACGCTGGTCAACAATCGCGCTGTCGTGACGATCGACGGCGTCCGCGACAAGTTGCGCGTCCTGCTGGTCTCGGGCGAGCCGCATCCCGGCGAGCGCACCTGGCGCAACCTGCTCAAGGCCGACGCCAATATCGACCTGGTCCACTTCACCATCCTGCGACCGCCGGAGAAGCAGGACGGCACGCCGATCAACGAACTCTCGCTGATCGCCTTTCCGACGCGCGAGCTGTTCCAGGTCAAGATCAAGGAATTCGACCTGATCATCTTCGACCGCTACGCGAACCAGTCGATCCTGCCGCTGGTCTATTTCGACAACATCGTCCGCTATGTCCGCGAGGGCGGCGCTCTGCTGATCGCGGCGGGGCCGGAATATGCCGGCTCGCAGTCGCTCTCGCGCACGCCGCTCAGCCAGATCCTGCCCGCCGCGCCGGACGGCACGGTGATCGACGAGGCCTATCGCGCCCGCGTCAGCGAGCCCGGCAAGCGCCACCCTGTGACCCGCGACCTGCCGGGCTCCGAGGTGGAGCCGCCGCGCTGGGGCGAATGGCTGCGCATGGTCGGGGCGCGGGCCCGGACAGGCTCTCCCGTCATGACCGGCCCCGGCGACCGGCCGCTGCTGATGCTGGCGCGCGAGCAGAAGGGCCGCGTCGCTCTGTTCCTCTCCGACCATGCCTGGCTCTGGGCGCGCGGTTTTCGCGACGGCGGCCCACATCTCGATCTGCTGCGCCGGCTCGGCCACTGGCTGATGAAGGAGCCCGATCTTGAGGAGGAGGCCCTGCGCGCCTCGGTGCGCAATGGCGTCATCGAAGTGGAACGCCAGACCTTGAGCGACACCCCCTCGGCGCTGACCCTGACCGGCCCCGATGGGCAGTCGCGCTCCGTGCCGCTGGAGCCCGGCCGGCCGGGCCTGTTCACCGCGCGCATTCCCAGCGG includes these proteins:
- a CDS encoding DUF4159 domain-containing protein, which encodes MSSLPFAFSAPLALTALALLPALWLILRVTPPRPRRIDFPPLKIMADLVAKREMPAHTPWWLLALRMAVAALAILAVAGPVWNPPREAGPLRGPMLLLIDNGFGAATDWPERLAIAESRVAAAGREGRPVALVGLAELPAEIALSEPRAALDRLRALPLQPHAPDRAAHLQRIEAFLRTAPDAELVWIADGLAVGDDSTFIARLKPEADARRLSIHTSPADQLALANPENLAGALAVTVLRPTAAAAASGQVRALDLKGLPLGEAPFVFEGSALQTSARLTLPIEVRNAVSRLEIVGERSSAAVALLDDRAKRRRVGVVSGATTDTAQPLLSPTYYVSRALSPFAEIREPRAGSTDPVGELLAQNLSVLVLADIGALDGDTVTKINGFIQRGGVLLRFAGARLAAASDDLTPVRLRRGGRTLGGGLSWETPRKLAPFTRESPFFGTQINDDVRVSRQILAEPEADLSKKTWAALEDGTPVVTGERRGDGMIAMMHVTADTTWSNLPLSGLFVEMLRKVVALAGTGPAEAQGEDARVETLSPTRVLDGRGAFRSPPATAQPVPRTFTARATLAHPPGIYGPADGSLAVNALNPTDKLSAIDLAALGAPILPVDKPVALDIRPQLLVLALLLLIADTLATLWLGGRLNLARRTGRAAPAAILLALALAGTAMVPDAARAQATPPPAAPADERPPIPRELFAAGAVTRLAYVVTGDKAVDDMSKAGLAGLNIVLGARTALEPGEAVGVNADRDELAFFPVLYWPIVAGRPVPAPETLRKLEAYMKGGGLVIFDTRDALSVRPGAGSSTPEGEQLRRMLQTLDIPELEPLPRDHVLTKTFYILDGFVGRYDTGTTWVEILPPAGEDGRRPARAGDNVSPIVITSNDLASAWAVGRRGEAMVPLSGSDPRQREMALRAGVNLVMYALTGNYKADQVHVPALLERLGQ